The Pogoniulus pusillus isolate bPogPus1 chromosome 24, bPogPus1.pri, whole genome shotgun sequence DNA segment AACTTGCCCAAGGATGTTGAAAgactggcagggcagggcccaCCTCAAACACCTGCTGCGTGGTTTTGggtgcctgggcagctcctcaccagatGGAAGCTCACCAGCATGTCCCACGTTAGCAGCAGGGTGTTTCCAAAgaacctgcagccctgcctcacCCCACTTCCACAGAAACCAGCGAAGGTGATAGCAAAAGCCACTGAAAGGCACTTGAAGGACTCTGCCAACCTTCAACAaggtcagcaggagctggcaagGAGAAATTCCTATCTGCCTGGCTCAGTACCCAGCTCTGATAAGGTGTCCCCCACCTCCCAGGTGatggaagggaggtggtgggtgtTGGCttgctggattttaggaagctTTGaccccactggaatgggctgcccagggaggtggtggaggcaccgtccctggaggtgtccaagcaaaacctggctgaggcactttgtgccatggtctggttgactggccagggctgggtgctaggttggactggatgagcttggaggtctcttccaacctggctgattctgtgattctatgatccctcacagcatcctcatggAGAAGGTctccagctctgagctgagcAGGTTCTTGGTCTGCTGGGCGAAGAACAGGGCTCAAAGGGCCATAGGGAATGGAGCTACCTGCGCATGGAGACCAGGAACAGCTGTTGATGgcagactgggaggtgctggccACCCTGCTGAGGGTcagaagccctgcagagggatgtggctggggtgggggggttgggcAATCAGGAAGCTGCACAAGGACAAAGGCTGTGTGTAGCACCTGGGGCCTTTCTTCCTGGCATGGGTGGCCACAAAGCGGTCACCCTTACGCAACAGCTCTTGGCAGGGGCAGCCGTGGGGTGAGGACATGAGGCCAGCTCCAGAGCCACCACCCAGCTCCTCTTCTGCTTCAGGCTGCTCACCACAGGGCCATGGGCCtgtgggctgcagaggtgtcagggactcccagcaccattctgtgcctcagtttccccggAGGCCCCGCAGCGGATGGGTGTCCCGGGGATGAGGTTGTCACCCTGTATGTGGGGACCACCCTGCAGGTGGCATTTCTCCCTTCCTGCACCCCAGCCCTGAACAATCCCATCTGTATCCAACCTGCATCTCCAGTCACTGGAGAGACCCTGGGACCCACCGGCCAAGCTGTTGTCCCCACAACCCTGAGGacatctttctctccttccaacacccccaggctggTCTTTGTGACCCCCCAAAAgactccccacccccacctcatacacacacactcagGACTGTGCAGCAAATGGCTCTTTATTGCTACCCTGTTGGGCCTGCTGGGGCCAGGGGGCCCTTGGTGGCTTCAGTAGGTGGTGAAGTTGGCCATGATGTGCTCCATGTCGTGGGGCTTGTAAGTGCCAACCCCTGTGGTGAAGGGACAGGTGTGAGTGAGGTCAGGGTAACAAGACCCCCTGTGCCCCTTGCCTCGCCATGTTGCCCACCTTCTTTGAGGGCATCCTTGCCGCTGAGGAACTGCCAGTAGGTCCTGTCCTTTGGGTCAGCATCCAGCCCATGGATGGAGACCACCATGGGGCCCTGGGAATACTCCTTTGTCTTGAAGCTGCCAAGAAGGCTGATGACCTCAGGGTTTGGTGGGTGGATACCATGTgcccccctgcccagcccctctgGCTCTCACCTAAAGATGTCAGGTTCCATCTTCTCTGCCACTTTCAGCACCTTGAGCAgcttggagccagctgggaCCTTCACTGTGATGCTATGGTTGAAGTGTTTGCCCTGCAGCCTGTTGGTGATGCGGTAGTGCACTGTGATGCTGCTGGCATTGCAAGCTaggagggaagaggagctgcctggctgcctggccTGGTGCCACGGGGCACCAGGCAGGAGCACTGTCCCCACGGGGTCTCAAGGTGAGAGCAGCTGAACCTCTGTGAACCCCACCTGCATCTAGCCTTGGGCCAGGGATGAGTGGGCACATACCAGCACCGGGAGGGCAGGGCATGCTCCCTGCATCCAGATAGGAtttgcccaggagggcaggcagcacctgGGCGATGGGCATGGGCTGCTGATAGTCGTGTCTGTGCACCACAGCAAAGGCTTGGGCACAGTTCCACACCCGGGGGGCACGAAACTTGCTGGAGATCTCCAGTGCCTGTGGAGAAGGTGGGAGATGgcatgagagcagccctggcagtgggACTGGGCAGCCGTGGCACCgcagccctccccaccccatACCTGCAGGGCCAGCCCCATGCTGTAGATGTTCCCGATCATGCCACCGTTCTTCTCCTGCTCGTCAAGGAAGTCGTTGGCCACCGCTGACACTGTCTTATTGAGCAGGTCCTGCACATCCCCTGGGCCTGTCTTGCTGGAGGTGCACACCAGCGCCTGCACCGCCATGGCACGGGTGTCTGCAACATCCCAGCATCAGCACCACGGCCACCGGGAGCAGGGCTTTGCAAaaggaggggctggagtggctcCCTTACCCACACAGATTGTTTTGTTGGACTCCAGCACTCGCTTGGCCAGGGCCACAGAGGCTGTTCTGTAgccaccagcctgcaccaggCACAGGGCCAGGGCATCCAGGCTGACACTGAAGAGGGTGGTCTTTGGGACACCTTTGATCTCTGCAAGGCAAAGGGCAGTGAGctgatgggggggggggctgggctgcagagatggaCCTCTCCAACCCCAGGCTCCCCAGATCTCTCTCTCCCATCCTGGCATACCCATGCTGACCACCTCCTCATCTGTTTTCTCCTGGAGGATGCTGACTAAGTTGATGGTTTTccccttggcttcaacatctctggGATCTTGGCAGGAGGAGATGAGGGCGAGCACATGCAGAGCCACCTGTCCTGAGGTCATGTCTGTGGGGACAAGAAAGCAGCTGGGACATGGTGAGGACTGAGACCCAGCACTCCAGTCCCTGGCCAGGGCAGAGGGATCAGATCCACTTGGACTGAGTGCCATAGCAGGGCTACAACCCTGTCCTTACCGTGGGctttctccacagcctcctcctttaTATGCTGGAGCAGCCAGTCATGGATGTGACTTTTGTTGTCCCCAGCCAAGTTCATGGCCAGCAGGAAACTGGGGTCTGGATGCTTCTTGGTGGACCTTTGAATCTTCCGCAGCATCCTGGAGATCAGGTCCTGTGGCTCACACACAAGGAGAGGGGCTGGGCACGCCTCTGGCACTGGTGATGGGAGGTCACCAGGGACCCCACATCCCTGCCACTCAGCCCCTTGCAAGGTCATCAGTCTCTCCCCGGTGCCTTGGCAGCAGGACTGGCACTCACTGCAGCCACGCATGGCTGTGCCacccagcagggccagcaggacCCCAATGGTGACAGCTACACGGAGCATCCTCTCGTCCTCAGGGCAAGCAGGTCCACTCAGTCCCTCGGGCACTGGCCTGTCCAGGTGTCCTCTCTGCTCCTAGCTGCTCCTGGTGCCCTTCTCCAGTCACCTGCCCCGCACTGCCAGCTTATATATGTGCCCCAGGGTGGCAAAAGTAGCTGGTGAGTCACCACCACAGGGGCAGAGCACTTCCTCTGAGGCCACTGTAATTGCCAGTGGGAACCAGTTGCACCAGCTGAATGTGCTTGAGTCCATGGGCTTGATTAGGGCTCACCCCaggatgctgaaggagctggtgtCAGGATGGGACCTGCCTCAGTTATCTACCCCAAGCCTTGGGTGCTTGGGGAgctccccactgactggaagcTCAGCAGCGTATCCCAGCTGAGCAGAAGGACTTCTGCAGGGAATTGTAAGCTgacagcccaaccccagctgctgGAAAGGTTCTGGAGATGATACTGGGTAGTGACCTATCAGCCTGACCTTGGTGCCAGGGATGGCCAGGATGGAGCAGGTCACCCTGAgtgctgttgtgatggtttctGAGCAGTGGTGCAAGGTCTGATAAATGGGATTCGAGtctgaaaggagaggagagcagatggGAACTGAAGGGTGGGAATGGAGGCAGTGGCcagaggagcagcccagcagatACTGGGGAAGAATCCAACAGGCTTTGAGTCAGCACCAGGGAGTGAGCGAGCAGAACATCAGTGGTGACAGGGCAGCAAGGGCACCTCCAACCCTGGGGGCAGTTTGGAGAtgctcactccaagaaggacattgaggagctggagcagggccagagaagggcaacaaagctggagaagggtctggagaacaggaatggtgaggagcagctgagggagctgggggtgttgaggctggagaagaggaggctgaggggagagcttctggctctctgcagctgcctgcaaggaggctggagccaggtgagggttaggCTCTTCccaagtgccaggacaagaggaaatggcctcaggatgCCCAAGGGAAGGTTTATAttggacatgaagaacaatttgTTGCCCCTGAGGGTTTTCaatgcctgtccccagctgctcagggcagcgGTGCAGTCCCCACGGCTGGAGATGCTTCCGAGCAGTGGAGCTGCGGTGCCGAGAGCCATGGTTCGGCGGTGCCCTGGCAGCGCTGGGTGCAGGGTTGGACTCCACAGTGttaaaaggtctttcccaacgcCCGCCCGCGTCCGCGGCGCCGCCCGCACGGAACCAAAGGCTCTGTCCGCGTTTCTCGGGGGAGCcgcaggcagaggctgcattACCGGCAGTGTCCCGCAGGGGGCAGCGGTGCCGCCGGACGCCATGGCGGCGCCAGGCCTGTCGGTGCTGCGATGCTGCCGCTTGCGCCCGGTCCTGGCTGCAGCACGCCCGCGGGGCCCCGGTAAGGCTTCCGAGGGGCCGCCGGCACCGCCGGCTGCGCAGGGCGGTTGGCGAAGGGCGCAGCCGCTCGGCTGGGTTGCGGCGGGGGCGAGCCGGggtcagaggggcagggaggctcCGGTGTCGGTAGTCCCAGGCCGCTACTGCGGTAACCGGGGGGAGCTGGGGTCCGCGGCTCCCGTGTCGGCGGCGGTGGCTGGGTGTGGAGGGCGCTGTGGTCTGGAAGAGACTTTGGGAGCCAGGAGAAGTCCCCCGCGGGTCCCTTCACACCCTGCCGGAGCCGCTGGCTGCATTCCCGCTGTGACCTCCCCGCTCTGTCCCCGCAGGTCCCGGCGGCGTCGCCGTGCCCCGGGCGGGGCTGAAGAAGTACGTGGTGCCCCCGGATTACAGCGGTAAggggggaggcagggggcaCCCCGCGGGGCAGTGCCCGCCGCGTTCCCgcggcgctgcgctgcgctgggCTCCCTGACCCGCAGCGCCCTGTGCTCCCGGCAGGAATCGTCATCCCGGAGAAGCCGAAGCTGAAATTCATGGATAAGGTCCCACAGGTGCCCAAGGTCAAGCGGGAGCCACGGAATCTACGGGACATCCGCGGCCCGTCCCGGGTGGCCACCGACTTCACGGAAGGGCAGTACGGGATCCTGGTGAGCGAGGACGGGGCCCTGCGCCCCCCAGCCGCGGCTGCCGCGGGGGGAagcctgcaggggctgggggctgcgcTGGGGAGGAGGCGAAGGGCCTGGGGGAGTGGGGATCCGCGGGGTGGAGACTTCCATCTGGTGCTGGACCCTCCTGTGGAAGGGGAAACTCCGAGTAAAGCagtgagtatcacagtatcaccagggttggaagagacctcacagagcatcaagtccaaccctttaccacagagctcaaggctagaccatggcaccaagtgccacgtccagtcctgccttgaacagccccagggacggcgactccaccacctccccgggcagcccattccagtgtccaatgactctctcagtgaggaactttctcctcacctccagcctaaatttcccctggcgcagcttgaggctgtgtcctctcgttctggtgctggccacctgagagaagagagcaacctcctcctggctacaaccactcctcaggtagttgtagacagcaataaggtcacccctgagcctcctcgaGGCTAAGAAGTGGAGGGGACCAAGGCCAAACTGGCTCCAAGAAGTTGGACAGGCTGAGCCATCACTATCAGGAAGGACCTGGATcagcaagagtgtggccagcgggagcagggcagggatcctACCCCTGGACTGGGTGCTAGTGAGGACACAGCTCaaatcctggggtcagttttgggctattcactccaagaaggacattgaggggctggagcagggccagagaagggcaagaaagctggggaagggtctggagaacaggaatggtgaggagcagctgggggtgctgaggctggaggaaaggaggctgaggggagagcttctggctctctgcagctgcctgcaaggaggctggagccaggtggagattTGGCCCTGCTGCCAAGGAGCAAGTGATGGGACAGGAGGTAAACAGTgtcaagttgccccaggagaggtttaggctggacatgagagACAGTTTCTTGCCCATGAGGATTGTCAagccctgtcccaggctgcccagggctgtggtagagtctccatccctggtttctgagctgtggtgctgagggccatggtttggtggtgccctggcagtgctgggtgaacgGTTGGACTCCACGATCTTGaaactctcttccaacccaaacaattccatgatggATTGAGCTCCCCCTGTCAGAAAGTGCCTGCCAGGCGCCAGCCATGAGCTAAGACATTTAAACCCCAACTCAAATTGCAAAGGCAGCTTGGAGACCTCCTCGGCCAGGCTTTTCCCCCCCTGTCCCCAAACCCACCCGAAGGGCAGGGGGACAGTGGCAGGATAGGGGGCCCCTGTGTCCCCTGTGCCCGCTCTGAGGTGCCTCATCCTTCCTCCTGCGCAGGCGCTGGGGGGTGGCTACCTGCACTGGGGCCACTTCGAGATGATCCGCCTGACCATCGGCCGCTGCATGGACCCCAAGAACATGTTTGCCATCTGGCGTGTGCCAGCCCCCTACAAACCGCTGACCAAGAAGAGCTTAGGCCACCGCATGGGGGGCGGCAAAGGTCCCATCGACCGCTACGTGACGGCCGTCAAGAGCGGCCGCCTGGTGGTGGAGCTGGGCGGGCGCTGCGAGTTCGAGGAGGTGCAACCTTTCCTGCTGCAGGTGGCCAGGAAGCTGCCTTTCCACGCCATCCCCATCAGCCGGGCTGGCCTGCAGGAGATGaggcgggaggaggaggagaggaagctcAACAACCAAAACCCTTGGACCTTCGAGCGTGTCGTCACCGCCAACATGCTGGGCATGCGGCGCTACCTCAGCCCCTACGACCTGCACCTGAAGGGACGTTACTGGGGCAAGTTCTTCCTCAAAGACAGGGTCTGATAGGGTCCCCACCTCCAATTAAACCTTCCCACCTGTCACCCACTGTGGTTTTTTGGAGGATGGAAACAACGGAGCCAAGTCTTTCGTGGCCGAGatggccaatgggatcctggggtgcgttatgaggagt contains these protein-coding regions:
- the LOC135186008 gene encoding cobalamin binding intrinsic factor-like codes for the protein MLRVAVTIGVLLALLGGTAMRGCTPLLVCEPQDLISRMLRKIQRSTKKHPDPSFLLAMNLAGDNKSHIHDWLLQHIKEEAVEKAHDMTSGQVALHVLALISSCQDPRDVEAKGKTINLVSILQEKTDEEVVSMEIKGVPKTTLFSVSLDALALCLVQAGGYRTASVALAKRVLESNKTICVDTRAMAVQALVCTSSKTGPGDVQDLLNKTVSAVANDFLDEQEKNGGMIGNIYSMGLALQALEISSKFRAPRVWNCAQAFAVVHRHDYQQPMPIAQVLPALLGKSYLDAGSMPCPPGAGMCPLIPGPRLDAGGVHRACNASSITVHYRITNRLQGKHFNHSITVKVPAGSKLLKVLKVAEKMEPDIFSFKTKEYSQGPMVVSIHGLDADPKDRTYWQFLSGKDALKEGVGTYKPHDMEHIMANFTTY
- the MRPL16 gene encoding large ribosomal subunit protein uL16m, giving the protein MAAPGLSVLRCCRLRPVLAAARPRGPGPGGVAVPRAGLKKYVVPPDYSGIVIPEKPKLKFMDKVPQVPKVKREPRNLRDIRGPSRVATDFTEGQYGILALGGGYLHWGHFEMIRLTIGRCMDPKNMFAIWRVPAPYKPLTKKSLGHRMGGGKGPIDRYVTAVKSGRLVVELGGRCEFEEVQPFLLQVARKLPFHAIPISRAGLQEMRREEEERKLNNQNPWTFERVVTANMLGMRRYLSPYDLHLKGRYWGKFFLKDRV